The following proteins are encoded in a genomic region of Chryseobacterium cucumeris:
- a CDS encoding winged helix-turn-helix transcriptional regulator: MNFEEFKNCGLRRSLDILSGKWKPLILHNLFEDDQVRFAELWRTMPRVSKKVLSEQLKQLEEDLIIERIEVYNFPPEVYYKLTEKGRKLGPILLELHSWGSGLG, translated from the coding sequence ATGAATTTTGAGGAATTTAAAAACTGTGGATTAAGACGAAGTCTGGATATTCTTTCAGGGAAATGGAAACCATTGATCCTGCACAATCTTTTTGAAGATGACCAGGTCCGCTTTGCGGAACTTTGGCGTACTATGCCCCGTGTTTCCAAGAAAGTACTGTCAGAGCAATTGAAACAGCTGGAAGAAGATCTTATTATTGAAAGGATTGAAGTTTATAATTTCCCACCGGAAGTCTATTATAAACTGACTGAAAAAGGCCGGAAGCTGGGCCCTATTCTTTTGGAATTGCATTCATGGGGAAGTGGATTGGGTTAA
- a CDS encoding AraC family transcriptional regulator, translated as MNANDSIKIDELKKPYFVWFEENWVHDNVLHHHQKGQLVYVESGFQYITIEEKIYLLPQNHAVWIPPNAVHKTNSHSEKIKLMIMFAEISIQESFYQEVKVFSVPPVLKEMIKYAEKWSKMMTPDHHESLFLKALFNELPRFVEHSLTLHISLPKDKRLAKVIEHLHSHYRNEIKMEDLSDTALLSFRTLERIFKKETGLTLSKYQQMLRIIKSLEYLSSGSLTVSETAYEVGYKSVQAYTRSFQSVMKFRPTDFIKTIQ; from the coding sequence ATGAATGCTAATGACAGTATAAAAATAGATGAACTGAAAAAGCCTTATTTTGTATGGTTTGAAGAAAACTGGGTGCATGATAATGTTCTGCATCACCATCAGAAAGGGCAGCTCGTGTATGTAGAGAGTGGTTTCCAGTATATTACTATCGAAGAAAAAATCTATCTCCTCCCTCAAAATCATGCCGTATGGATCCCACCAAATGCAGTCCATAAAACCAATTCCCATTCTGAAAAGATCAAACTGATGATCATGTTTGCGGAGATCAGTATCCAAGAATCTTTTTATCAAGAAGTGAAGGTATTTTCTGTTCCTCCGGTTTTAAAGGAAATGATAAAATATGCAGAGAAATGGTCTAAGATGATGACTCCAGATCATCATGAAAGCCTGTTTCTGAAAGCATTGTTCAACGAACTTCCACGGTTTGTAGAACATTCCCTGACTCTTCATATCAGTCTTCCTAAAGATAAACGCCTTGCTAAAGTCATAGAACATCTCCACAGTCATTACCGAAATGAGATCAAAATGGAAGACCTGAGTGATACAGCGCTTTTATCTTTCCGTACTCTGGAGCGTATTTTCAAAAAAGAAACAGGTCTTACTTTAAGCAAATATCAGCAAATGCTTCGTATCATCAAAAGTCTGGAATATTTGAGCTCCGGGAGTCTTACGGTTTCAGAGACGGCTTATGAAGTAGGATACAAGAGTGTTCAGGCTTATACCAGAAGTTTTCAGTCTGTGATGAAGTTCAGGCCGACTGATTTTATTAAAACCATTCAATAG
- the bioA gene encoding adenosylmethionine--8-amino-7-oxononanoate transaminase: MNTITKEISLQKRDKTVNWHPYTQMKTADDAIPIVKGKGIYLYDTEGKKYLDVVSSWWVTLHGHSHPYIAQRVFEQLNTLEQVIFAGFTHEPAVQLSENLLKLLPAGQEKVFYSDNGSTAVEVALKMCIQYAYNKEKKKTKILAFKNAYHGDTFGAMSVSGKSFWTRPFESMLFEVVFIDTPNAENLESLQKQIKELADEVACFIYEPLVQGAAGMLMYKAEDLSQLMKFCREEGVLMIQDEVFTGFGRTGKLFAADYLTEKPDIMCFSKGLTGGTMPMGITTCSNDIYDAFLSEDRYKTLFHGHSFTANPLACTAALASMELLLTNETQMNINRITHQHSEFVKALALHPRVEKVRQIGTILAFDFKTGNDTSYFNEIGKKLYNEFLQRGIIMRSLGNVIYLVPPYCITSEELDFVYQNITDVLDQFTQ, from the coding sequence ATGAATACAATAACAAAAGAAATCAGCCTTCAAAAAAGAGACAAAACGGTCAACTGGCATCCGTACACCCAGATGAAAACAGCTGATGATGCCATTCCTATTGTAAAAGGAAAAGGAATTTATCTTTATGATACCGAAGGAAAAAAATATCTGGATGTCGTTTCTTCATGGTGGGTAACTCTACATGGACATTCTCATCCTTATATTGCTCAACGTGTTTTTGAACAGTTGAATACACTGGAACAGGTGATTTTCGCCGGATTTACCCATGAACCTGCTGTACAGCTTTCAGAAAATTTACTGAAACTTCTTCCGGCTGGTCAGGAAAAGGTCTTTTATTCGGATAATGGCTCTACCGCAGTAGAAGTTGCTTTGAAAATGTGTATTCAATATGCATACAATAAAGAGAAAAAGAAGACAAAGATTTTAGCTTTTAAAAATGCCTATCACGGAGATACTTTCGGGGCTATGTCTGTAAGTGGAAAAAGCTTCTGGACAAGACCTTTTGAAAGTATGTTGTTTGAAGTTGTTTTTATAGATACACCCAATGCAGAAAACCTGGAAAGTCTGCAGAAACAGATTAAAGAATTAGCTGATGAAGTCGCTTGTTTTATCTATGAACCATTAGTTCAGGGTGCTGCCGGAATGCTGATGTATAAAGCTGAAGACCTAAGCCAGCTAATGAAATTCTGTAGAGAAGAAGGCGTTCTCATGATCCAGGATGAAGTTTTTACAGGGTTTGGAAGAACAGGTAAACTTTTCGCAGCAGATTATCTTACGGAAAAGCCGGATATCATGTGTTTTTCAAAAGGATTGACAGGAGGAACCATGCCCATGGGAATCACTACCTGTTCCAATGACATCTATGATGCTTTCCTTTCTGAAGACCGTTATAAAACCTTATTTCACGGGCATTCGTTTACAGCGAATCCTTTAGCCTGTACCGCGGCTCTTGCCAGTATGGAATTACTATTGACAAATGAAACTCAAATGAATATCAACCGCATCACTCATCAACATTCAGAGTTTGTGAAAGCACTTGCTTTACATCCTCGTGTAGAAAAGGTTCGTCAGATCGGAACTATTTTAGCGTTCGATTTCAAAACCGGGAATGATACTTCTTATTTCAATGAAATAGGGAAGAAGCTTTACAATGAATTCTTACAGAGAGGGATTATCATGAGGTCGTTGGGAAATGTAATATATCTGGTTCCGCCATATTGTATTACTTCCGAAGAATTGGATTTTGTCTATCAGAATATTACGGACGTACTGGATCAGTTTACACAATAA
- a CDS encoding MBL fold metallo-hydrolase — MKLQLWRNATLLLNIDGISILIDPMLGDKGFRGKMPMTDSELLNPLVDLPFDKEELKKKLERVDAVAVTHLHPDHWDDAAIELLDKNIPVICSDVISGQIAEQGFTNIIVLKDQLQWNTIEISKTKGRHGTGEIGEKMGIVNGFVFKKDNKSVYIAGDTIWYDEIAAEIDKHQPQHIIVAGGAATFSVGDPIIMTSEDIVKVCESAPESTVWVTHLEALSHCREDRKFIQKKIHENGIAGRCFILDDGEEVSLKYL, encoded by the coding sequence ATGAAATTACAATTATGGCGCAATGCGACATTACTGCTTAATATTGACGGAATTTCTATCCTGATAGATCCGATGCTCGGCGACAAAGGTTTCAGAGGAAAAATGCCCATGACAGACAGTGAATTATTAAATCCTCTTGTAGACCTGCCTTTTGATAAAGAAGAATTAAAGAAAAAGCTGGAAAGAGTAGACGCAGTTGCTGTTACCCACCTTCATCCTGATCATTGGGATGATGCTGCTATTGAACTCCTGGACAAGAATATTCCGGTCATCTGTTCCGATGTTATTTCAGGACAGATTGCAGAACAAGGCTTCACCAATATCATCGTTCTGAAGGATCAGCTTCAATGGAATACTATTGAAATATCCAAAACCAAAGGCCGGCACGGAACCGGAGAAATCGGAGAGAAAATGGGAATCGTGAATGGTTTTGTTTTTAAAAAAGACAATAAATCCGTATACATCGCAGGAGACACGATCTGGTATGATGAAATTGCTGCAGAAATTGACAAACATCAGCCACAGCACATCATTGTAGCGGGTGGAGCTGCTACTTTTTCCGTAGGAGATCCTATTATTATGACCAGTGAAGATATCGTAAAAGTATGTGAATCTGCTCCGGAATCCACTGTTTGGGTAACGCATCTGGAAGCCCTAAGCCACTGCAGGGAAGACAGAAAATTTATTCAGAAAAAGATCCATGAAAACGGAATAGCGGGAAGATGCTTTATACTTGATGATGGTGAAGAGGTAAGCCTGAAATATCTATGA
- a CDS encoding aminotransferase class I/II-fold pyridoxal phosphate-dependent enzyme, translating into MLSNTSRFQEYLDKRKEKGTLRSLRLQSDGIDFYSNDYLGFAKSKELQSLLLQKIMDNPQLLSGSTGSRLISGNSDIAVSVENEIAQKHHFESALLFPSGYNANLALFSTLPSRHDAIIVDEQIHRSVHDGCKLSNAKKLKFKHNDIEDLENILKRQKGHCYIAIESLYSMEGDFAPVQEIAALASKYKSSLIVDEAHAFGVFGYGLIEKLQLQNHVSAAVVTYGKALGAHGAAILCNETVKSYLINFASPFIYTTSAQDFQWMSIKTGYEFLDQNHELAEKLQNNIKVFRSSKLQSPSAETSPVQAILIPDNQTLKAAQNTLSEKGFLTYAIYSPTVKEGSERLRICLHSFNSEEEIIKLTGIIKEFI; encoded by the coding sequence ATGCTTAGCAATACTTCCCGTTTTCAGGAATATCTTGATAAACGAAAAGAGAAGGGAACCTTAAGAAGTTTAAGGCTTCAATCCGATGGAATTGATTTTTATTCCAATGATTATCTGGGGTTTGCAAAAAGTAAGGAACTTCAAAGTTTACTACTGCAAAAGATTATGGATAATCCTCAACTGCTTTCGGGAAGCACAGGTTCAAGGTTAATTAGCGGAAACAGTGATATTGCAGTTTCCGTGGAAAATGAGATTGCGCAGAAACATCATTTTGAATCGGCATTGCTCTTCCCATCCGGATATAATGCCAACCTTGCTTTGTTTTCAACGCTTCCCAGCCGTCATGATGCCATTATTGTGGACGAACAAATTCATCGGTCAGTACATGATGGTTGCAAACTATCCAATGCTAAAAAACTGAAATTCAAACACAATGATATCGAAGATCTTGAAAATATTTTAAAAAGACAGAAAGGACATTGTTATATCGCGATAGAAAGTCTTTATTCGATGGAAGGAGATTTTGCTCCTGTTCAGGAAATCGCTGCCCTTGCCAGCAAATATAAATCTTCTTTGATTGTTGATGAAGCCCACGCCTTCGGCGTTTTTGGATATGGATTGATTGAAAAATTACAGTTACAGAACCATGTTTCAGCAGCTGTGGTGACCTATGGAAAAGCTCTCGGGGCTCATGGAGCAGCTATTCTCTGTAATGAAACAGTGAAATCTTACCTGATCAATTTTGCAAGTCCTTTCATTTATACCACATCAGCACAGGATTTCCAATGGATGAGCATCAAAACAGGATATGAATTTTTAGATCAAAATCATGAACTGGCTGAAAAACTTCAGAATAACATCAAAGTTTTCCGAAGCAGTAAATTACAGTCTCCATCGGCAGAAACAAGTCCAGTGCAGGCTATACTCATTCCTGATAACCAAACACTTAAAGCAGCGCAGAATACTTTATCAGAGAAAGGCTTTTTAACTTATGCGATATACAGCCCAACGGTAAAAGAAGGAAGCGAACGCTTGAGGATATGCCTTCACAGCTTCAATTCAGAAGAGGAAATTATAAAACTGACAGGAATTATTAAAGAATTTATTTAA
- a CDS encoding T9SS type A sorting domain-containing protein, translating to MKKKLLFVLTFVAQTFFAQIISKDPSFATNGIYNLPTGSSYLGELTETTNAVFYQSFDSNTNQLIISKATSYNGSLDVAFGTNGKVALNYTSDALVGFIRHNNDKLTLLLRRYDSVNSINYLDVVRLLSNGQLDSSFSNGGVKALANFYQDNFNIKNNLIEQGSKIIVSGTGVDTNGFFDGYTHTFRLNSDGTSDNSFNNGELLTNGIPRIILDNQSNIIFLEHNTIKKYTSDGQLMTGFGNNGVAIFNGVNVNVIKVDSGNRIIYAQLASTSPATIGRLNADGTPDTTFNYNGALGLEFWDIYEKNNSYYIAGYADLNNAPAYYIAKLNQNGTIDTVFGEYIENDSSLLYHMIHAIKVFDNNIIVYGDGPTTEIVKYLLTSTAVLSTAETLKNNTDITFENPVKKDIVYQSKEKINKIEIYSFDGKLLKTIKENNSDISELPKGVYFAKTFFKNGKIFTKKLIKK from the coding sequence ATGAAAAAAAAATTATTATTTGTGCTTACTTTCGTAGCACAAACTTTTTTTGCTCAAATTATTTCTAAAGATCCCTCGTTTGCTACGAACGGAATTTATAATCTTCCGACAGGAAGCTCTTATCTGGGAGAGCTGACAGAAACAACCAATGCCGTATTTTATCAATCCTTTGACTCCAATACGAATCAATTAATTATCTCTAAAGCGACAAGTTACAATGGCTCTTTGGATGTGGCTTTTGGAACTAATGGTAAAGTTGCATTGAATTATACCTCAGACGCTCTGGTTGGATTTATAAGGCATAATAATGATAAATTAACCTTACTGTTAAGGCGATATGATTCTGTAAATAGTATTAATTATTTAGATGTTGTTCGATTACTTTCCAATGGACAATTAGATTCTTCGTTTTCAAATGGAGGAGTAAAAGCATTAGCCAATTTCTATCAGGACAATTTCAATATAAAAAACAACCTCATAGAACAAGGAAGCAAAATTATTGTTTCAGGAACCGGTGTGGATACCAATGGATTTTTTGACGGGTACACCCATACATTTAGATTAAATTCTGATGGTACATCAGATAACAGCTTTAATAATGGAGAGCTGTTAACAAATGGAATTCCCCGCATTATTTTAGATAATCAATCTAATATTATTTTTTTAGAACATAATACTATAAAAAAGTATACTTCTGATGGACAGCTTATGACAGGTTTTGGAAACAATGGAGTGGCCATATTTAATGGAGTGAATGTGAATGTTATAAAGGTAGATTCGGGGAATAGAATTATATATGCACAACTTGCATCAACAAGCCCTGCGACCATAGGAAGGCTGAATGCAGATGGAACGCCAGATACCACATTCAACTATAATGGTGCTCTGGGTCTTGAATTTTGGGATATCTATGAAAAAAATAATTCTTATTATATTGCAGGTTATGCTGATTTAAACAATGCACCTGCTTATTATATCGCTAAACTTAATCAAAATGGAACTATTGATACGGTATTTGGAGAATATATAGAAAATGATTCCAGCTTACTCTATCACATGATTCACGCAATCAAAGTTTTTGATAATAATATAATTGTTTATGGAGATGGGCCAACAACAGAGATCGTTAAATATCTTTTAACCAGTACAGCTGTATTATCAACAGCAGAAACTCTAAAAAACAATACTGACATCACTTTTGAAAACCCCGTGAAAAAAGATATAGTTTATCAGTCAAAAGAAAAAATTAATAAAATAGAAATCTATTCTTTTGATGGAAAATTACTGAAAACTATAAAAGAAAATAATTCCGATATTTCTGAACTGCCTAAAGGAGTGTATTTTGCAAAAACATTTTTTAAAAACGGGAAAATTTTCACAAAAAAACTTATTAAGAAGTAG
- a CDS encoding CynX/NimT family MFS transporter → MMKNEVKKNASYVLLIINVLVVILISSNLRSPIVAVAPVLGEVREALKLNNFQVSLLTSIPLFMFAACSVLVSRFSNKFGISKLLMYSLIILSFGLFLRITGSLWLLFLGSLFIGLGICIGNVVTPGYVKNNFPKQIGLMTGIFAVSMNLTAALASGFSVKIGELTGFGWKGSLGIWLVIAALAFLVLSLEFIFNKRNPAPPKTALSTSDFNMFKSAQAWNISIFMGLQSLFYYCLVAWLPSFLADFHMQGESSGWVFFVIQITMIPVTFCCPIIASKMKDQRLMILFICTLMFGSTLMFVFLKSQWIYGNAVIIGISNGLSFSLSILFFSTRTKSSINAVKISGMAQSVGYLIAAFGPPLFGKLHDWDTSWNSSFYLLSCAVLLMLYFGMKAARNKCVED, encoded by the coding sequence ATGATGAAGAATGAAGTAAAAAAGAATGCTTCGTATGTTTTATTAATTATTAATGTTCTGGTAGTTATACTTATTTCCAGCAATCTCCGTTCACCGATTGTGGCGGTTGCTCCTGTACTTGGAGAAGTAAGGGAGGCTTTGAAACTGAATAATTTTCAGGTGAGTCTGCTTACTTCTATTCCCCTGTTTATGTTTGCCGCCTGTTCTGTACTGGTTAGCAGATTTTCCAATAAGTTTGGAATCAGTAAGCTTCTGATGTATTCCCTGATTATTTTAAGCTTCGGATTATTTTTGCGAATCACCGGATCTCTATGGCTTTTGTTTTTAGGATCTCTATTCATTGGTTTAGGAATATGCATTGGAAATGTAGTCACTCCGGGATATGTTAAGAATAATTTTCCGAAGCAGATAGGTCTTATGACAGGAATTTTTGCTGTATCGATGAATCTTACAGCAGCTTTAGCTTCCGGATTCAGCGTGAAAATAGGAGAACTGACAGGTTTTGGATGGAAAGGCTCTCTGGGAATATGGCTGGTGATTGCCGCATTGGCTTTTCTTGTTTTATCATTGGAATTTATATTTAACAAAAGAAATCCGGCACCACCTAAAACAGCGCTCAGTACTTCAGATTTTAATATGTTCAAATCTGCCCAGGCATGGAATATCAGTATTTTTATGGGACTGCAGTCTTTATTTTATTATTGCCTGGTAGCATGGCTTCCCTCCTTTCTTGCTGATTTTCATATGCAGGGAGAAAGTTCGGGCTGGGTATTTTTTGTTATTCAGATTACCATGATTCCTGTGACGTTTTGCTGTCCGATTATTGCCAGTAAAATGAAAGACCAAAGACTTATGATCCTTTTTATATGTACCCTGATGTTCGGAAGTACTCTGATGTTTGTCTTCCTGAAATCTCAGTGGATTTATGGGAATGCGGTGATAATTGGTATTTCTAATGGGTTATCTTTCAGTTTGTCAATTCTTTTCTTTTCTACAAGAACGAAAAGCAGTATCAATGCCGTTAAGATATCAGGAATGGCTCAGTCTGTAGGATATCTGATTGCAGCGTTCGGGCCTCCATTGTTTGGAAAACTGCATGATTGGGATACTTCCTGGAACAGTTCATTCTATCTGTTAAGCTGTGCCGTACTGCTGATGCTGTATTTTGGAATGAAGGCGGCAAGAAATAAATGTGTTGAGGATTAG
- the bioD gene encoding dethiobiotin synthase: MKLFITGIGTEIGKTVCSAVLVQHFKTEYWKPIQSGDLHYTDSHKIEDWTDTNFCHPETYRLKLAASPHQSAREENTTINLNDFQLPKTANPLIVEGAGGLMVPISDTTFMIDLIEELNIPAALVVRNYLGCINHSLLSILALQQREIQLEYLILNGDFPEDTERVICSFIEKETKVIKIPEIRNTDKESVQHAAKQLVITKL; the protein is encoded by the coding sequence ATGAAACTATTTATAACAGGAATAGGAACCGAAATAGGAAAAACAGTTTGCTCAGCCGTTTTGGTTCAGCATTTTAAAACAGAATACTGGAAACCCATACAATCTGGTGATCTTCATTATACAGACAGTCATAAAATTGAAGACTGGACAGACACCAACTTTTGCCATCCGGAAACTTACCGTTTAAAGCTGGCAGCTTCACCACATCAGTCTGCAAGAGAAGAAAATACCACTATCAATCTGAATGATTTTCAACTCCCCAAAACAGCAAATCCACTCATTGTAGAAGGAGCCGGGGGTCTTATGGTGCCCATTTCAGACACTACATTTATGATTGATCTGATTGAGGAATTAAACATTCCTGCAGCGCTGGTTGTAAGAAACTACCTGGGCTGTATCAACCATAGCCTGCTTTCAATCTTAGCCTTACAACAGAGAGAAATTCAGCTGGAATATTTAATTCTTAACGGAGATTTTCCGGAAGATACAGAAAGAGTAATCTGCAGTTTTATCGAAAAAGAAACAAAAGTTATAAAGATCCCGGAAATCAGAAATACGGATAAGGAATCTGTACAACATGCTGCAAAGCAATTAGTAATAACAAAATTATGA
- the bioB gene encoding biotin synthase BioB yields MDTKTTLRNDWTKEEIEEIYHLPLMELIYKAATIHREWHDPSEVQISTLLSIKTGGCPEDCSYCGQAARYHTDIKVQALLPTETVIAHAQKAKDSGSSRFCMAAAWREVRNNRDFDRVIDMVKGVNELGLEVCCTLGMLTEEQAIRLQEAGLYAYNHNLDTSEQYYEEIISTRTFDNRINTINNVRKAGITVCSGGIIGLGETHRDRISMLLTLATMPKHPESVPINALARVAGTPLADNEKVDTWEMVRMIATARIVMPSSMVRLSAGRIEMTETEQAWCFMAGANSIFTGERETLLVTPNPGVSEDMQMLQTLGLRPMMKKETCC; encoded by the coding sequence ATGGATACAAAAACAACATTGAGAAACGACTGGACTAAAGAAGAAATCGAAGAGATTTACCACCTTCCTCTGATGGAACTGATTTATAAAGCAGCCACCATACACCGCGAATGGCATGATCCTTCCGAAGTGCAGATATCTACTTTATTATCCATCAAAACAGGTGGATGTCCTGAAGACTGCTCTTATTGTGGACAGGCAGCCCGTTATCACACGGATATTAAAGTACAGGCTTTATTACCTACAGAAACTGTAATTGCTCACGCTCAAAAAGCGAAAGACTCGGGATCTTCAAGATTCTGTATGGCAGCAGCATGGCGTGAAGTTCGTAATAACCGTGATTTTGACCGGGTGATTGATATGGTAAAAGGAGTAAACGAACTTGGCCTTGAAGTTTGCTGTACATTGGGTATGCTTACCGAAGAACAGGCCATCAGACTTCAGGAAGCCGGATTATATGCTTATAATCATAACCTTGATACTTCAGAACAGTATTATGAAGAAATCATATCTACCAGAACTTTTGACAACAGAATCAATACGATCAATAATGTAAGAAAGGCAGGAATCACAGTATGTTCCGGAGGAATCATCGGACTAGGCGAAACTCACAGAGACAGAATTTCAATGCTTTTAACGTTGGCAACAATGCCTAAACACCCGGAATCCGTTCCCATCAATGCATTAGCGAGGGTAGCGGGAACACCATTAGCCGATAATGAAAAAGTAGATACCTGGGAAATGGTAAGAATGATTGCCACAGCAAGAATCGTAATGCCATCTTCCATGGTGAGATTAAGCGCAGGACGTATAGAAATGACTGAAACAGAACAGGCATGGTGCTTTATGGCAGGAGCCAATTCCATTTTCACGGGAGAAAGAGAAACCTTATTGGTAACGCCTAATCCAGGAGTTTCTGAAGACATGCAGATGCTGCAGACCTTAGGATTGAGACCTATGATGAAAAAAGAAACATGCTGCTAG
- a CDS encoding DUF421 domain-containing protein: MLSVFLLNLDWKELLLGHEEWSFLLEIILRTMIMFLAIIIGLRILGKRGVKQLSIFELVVIIGLGSAAGDPMFNKDVGIISSLIVFIVIILLYSIVTHFIGKSKSFENLVEGKSICLVENGEFSIKNFQKENLGSDEFFAELRLKGVSQLGQIEMAIEEISGEISVFFLENESVRYGLPIMPDSLNNPLQYIHEDKHYSCIFCGYTEHKKVGSAGSCPRCHKEEWVASSNKRRVT; encoded by the coding sequence ATGCTGTCAGTTTTTCTCTTAAATCTTGATTGGAAAGAATTATTATTGGGACATGAAGAATGGTCTTTTCTTTTAGAGATCATTCTTCGTACCATGATTATGTTTCTGGCTATTATCATCGGACTTAGAATTTTAGGAAAAAGAGGGGTAAAACAGCTCTCAATCTTTGAATTGGTAGTCATTATTGGCCTGGGATCGGCAGCAGGAGATCCTATGTTTAATAAAGATGTTGGAATTATTTCGTCCCTTATTGTTTTTATTGTTATTATTCTCCTGTATTCTATTGTGACGCATTTTATCGGAAAAAGTAAAAGTTTTGAAAATCTGGTGGAAGGAAAATCCATCTGCCTCGTAGAAAATGGCGAATTTTCAATTAAAAACTTTCAAAAAGAAAACCTTGGGAGTGACGAATTCTTTGCAGAACTGAGGCTAAAAGGAGTTTCGCAGCTTGGACAGATTGAAATGGCCATAGAAGAAATATCAGGAGAGATCAGCGTTTTCTTTTTAGAAAATGAATCTGTAAGATACGGGCTTCCTATTATGCCAGACTCATTAAATAATCCGTTACAATATATTCATGAAGACAAACATTATTCTTGTATATTCTGTGGGTATACAGAGCATAAAAAAGTGGGTAGTGCCGGAAGCTGCCCAAGATGCCATAAAGAAGAATGGGTAGCGTCCAGCAATAAAAGACGGGTAACCTGA
- a CDS encoding MFS transporter has product MSTTLEKGPTITFYQAIVPIIISVFGVYLTIGIALGVIPGFVQNTLGFDSIIVGLVIGLQSLSTLLTRAYSGKITDTRGAKQSKMSGVILAIAAGIFYIMAVLFQAHPFLALSFLLIARIIHGIGESFLVTGALTWGIGLAGHSSSGKVMTWNGIAMYAGIAIGAPISIWLSKEYNIFPAFLLIALLPLVSWLSTAKLPSIPVDKDHVRMPFYKVIGTISGQGLSLAFSSMAFGCIASFIALFFSQKNWGDASLPFMVFGACYVLTRILFASFPDKYGGFTIALISLIIEVAGQMLIWTSASKTLAIIGCGLTGVGFSLVFPALGVLAIQQVKPQMRGTALGAYVAFVDLSLGLAGPIAGLIAGWFDYQTVYLFGGISCVIAMIILLFNKK; this is encoded by the coding sequence ATGAGTACAACATTAGAAAAGGGACCAACTATTACTTTCTATCAGGCGATTGTTCCTATTATCATTTCGGTATTTGGAGTGTATCTTACCATAGGAATTGCTTTGGGAGTAATTCCCGGATTTGTTCAGAACACTTTAGGTTTTGACAGTATTATTGTAGGTCTTGTCATCGGACTGCAGTCATTGTCTACACTTTTAACCCGAGCCTATTCCGGAAAAATTACAGATACCAGAGGTGCCAAGCAAAGTAAAATGTCGGGAGTAATATTAGCCATTGCTGCCGGGATCTTTTATATAATGGCTGTATTATTTCAGGCGCATCCTTTCCTGGCCCTTTCCTTCCTTTTGATAGCAAGAATTATTCATGGGATTGGCGAAAGTTTCCTGGTTACCGGTGCATTAACCTGGGGAATAGGCCTCGCAGGCCATTCCAGCTCAGGCAAAGTAATGACGTGGAATGGTATCGCGATGTATGCAGGAATTGCAATCGGAGCTCCCATTAGTATCTGGTTAAGTAAAGAATACAATATTTTTCCTGCTTTTCTTCTTATTGCCTTACTTCCGCTGGTAAGCTGGCTTTCCACAGCAAAACTTCCTTCTATTCCCGTGGATAAAGATCATGTAAGAATGCCTTTCTACAAAGTAATTGGTACCATATCGGGTCAGGGTCTGAGCCTTGCTTTTTCATCAATGGCTTTTGGATGTATTGCTTCTTTTATTGCCTTGTTTTTCTCCCAAAAAAACTGGGGTGATGCTTCACTGCCCTTTATGGTTTTTGGAGCATGTTATGTGCTGACCAGAATTCTCTTTGCATCTTTTCCGGATAAATACGGTGGCTTTACAATAGCCTTAATCTCTCTGATTATCGAAGTGGCTGGACAAATGCTGATCTGGACCTCTGCATCCAAAACATTGGCCATTATCGGATGTGGATTGACGGGAGTAGGATTTTCATTGGTCTTTCCGGCTTTGGGAGTTCTTGCCATTCAACAAGTAAAGCCACAGATGAGAGGAACAGCACTAGGAGCCTATGTCGCATTTGTTGACCTTTCATTAGGATTGGCAGGTCCTATAGCAGGATTAATTGCCGGCTGGTTTGATTACCAGACCGTTTATCTCTTCGGAGGCATCAGCTGTGTGATTGCAATGATTATTTTACTATTTAACAAAAAATAA